A stretch of DNA from Arthrobacter globiformis:
CGGTCGCGCACGCGCTCCATCGTGGCCCGGTCCGTGGCTTCGGCGTTCAGCCGCAGGTACGGTTCGGTGTTGGAGGGGCGAAGGTTGAACCAGAAGCTGCCGTCGGCGGCGGTGAAGGTGCTGCCGTCCAGGTGGTCCACCGCCACGTCCTCGGTCTCGAAATCGGCCCGCACGCGCTCCACGGCGCCGGCCTTGTCCTCGATTTCGGAGTTAATTTCGCCGGAGGACACATACGGTTCGTACTCCCGGCCGAGCTCCGAAAGCGGGCCGTCCTGTTCGCCGAGAGCGGCCAGCACGTGCATGGCGGCCAGCATCCCGGTGTCCGCGTTCCAGAAGTCACGGAAGTAGAAGTGGGCGGAGTGCTCCCCGCCGAAGATGGCGCCTTCCTCTGCCATGACGGCCTTGATGAAGGAGTGGCCCACCCGGGTGCGCACAGCCCGGCCGCCGTCCTCGGCGACGAGTTCGGGCACCGCACGGGAGGTCAGGAGGTTGTGGATGATGGTGGGCTTTGCCTCGCCCTGGGCCTTCGCGCGGGCGATTTCGCGGCGGGCCACCATGCCCGTGATGGCCGACGGCGAGACCGCCTCGCCCTTTTCGTCGATGACGAAGCAGCGGTCGGCGTCGCCGTCGAACGCCAGGCCGATGTCCGCGCCGTGTTCGACGACGGCGGCCTGCAGGTCGCGCAGGTTTTCCGGCTCCAGGGGGTTGGCCGGGTGGTTCGGGAAAGAGCCGTCCAGTTCGAAGTAGAGCGGAATGATGTCGAAGGGCAGCTTCGGAAGCAGCGTGTCGCCCAGGACGGCCGGCGTCGTCAGTCCGGCCATACCGTTGCCGGCGTCCACCACGACTTTGAGGGGGCGCGAGCCGGAGAGGTCAACGAGGGTGCGCAGGTACTCGGCGTAGTCCTTCAGCACATCCCGGACGCCGATCTGGCCCTGGGTTTCGGCAGCGGGAATGGAGCCTGTGTTCAGATACTGCTCTGCGAGTGCCTGAATCTCCTTGAGGCCGGTCTCGGAGGAGATCGGGACGGCGCCGGCCTTGGCCATCTTGATGCCGTTGTACTCGGCGGGGTTGTGGCTCGCGGTGAACGTGGCGCCCGCGGCGTTCAGGGCTCCGCACGCGTAGTACAGCTCGTCTGTGGAGATCAGGTCCAGCAGCTGGACGTTGGCTCCCCGGGTGGCGGCACCGGTGGAGAACGCCTTGCTGAATTCGGGGGAGGACGGGCGCATGTCACCGCCGACCAGGACTGTCTGTCCCTCAAGGCCAAGCACGTCAACGAACGCTGCGCCTACGGCTTCGACGATTTCAGCGGTGATGGATTCGCCCACGATGCCGCGGACGTCATACGCCTTGAACGAGGCCGAAAGGTCAAAAGTACGGGTCTGGTCGCTAGTCACGGCACTTATCTTACGGGCACGCGCGCGGCGGCCTGTGAAGGGGAAGTCACAGAAGCGCGCGCCGGCGTTGTCCACATGGCGGGTGCCCGGGGTTTGGTGTGTCAGAGGCGGCTGGGATACTGAATCAATGGCAAATAACCAGCACGCTCCTGTCCTTGCTTCTGCCCCCGGCCCCTCCGGCACCGGCGCCGGAAGGGATGAGGGAGCGGTCACTGGGACCCGGGGCCAGGCCCTGTCGGTGCTGCGCGAGCTGGTGGGCCGGCCGGATGCCGACTTCCACGACGGCCAGTTCGAGGCGATTGAGGCGCTGGTCGACGGCGGCCGCCGGACGCTCGTGGTGCAGCGGACAGGCTGGGGAAAGTCCGCAGTTTACTTCGTGGCGTCCCTGCTGCTCCGCCGACGCGGGGCGGGACCCACGCTCATCGTTTCGCCGCTGCTGGCCCTGATGCGGGACCAGGTGGCGGCAGCAGCCCGGGCAGGTGTACGGGCCGTGGCCATCAACTCCGCGAACCAGCTGGAGTGGGACACGGTGCGGGAGCAGCTTGCCGCTGACCAGGTGGATGTCCTGTTGGTTTCCCCCGAGCGGCTCACCAACCCTTCGTTCCGCGAAAACCAGCTGCCGGAACTCATCCGGCGCACGGGGCTGCTGGTCATCGACGAGGCCCACTGCATCTCCGACTGGGGCCACGATTTCCGGCCCGACTACCGGCGCATTGCCGACCTCATCACGCAGCTTCCGGACACCGTGCCGGTACTGGCCACCACAGCCACGGCCAACTCCCGGGTGGTCCACGACATCGAGGAACAGCTCGGCGACGGCGTGCTGACCATCCGCGGCGCGCTGGGCAGGGAGTCGCTGCGGCTCGGGGTCCTGGCGCTGCCCGACTCGCGTGAGCGTCTCGGCTGGCTTCTCACGCACCTCGCGGATCTGCAGGGCAGCGGGATCATCTACACCCTGACGGTCTCCGCCGCCGAGGACACGGCCAGGCTGCTTGCGGAGGCAGGCCACGAGGTACTGGCCTATACCGGCCGCACCGACCCGGCTGACCGGGAGAGGGCGGAGCAGCTCCTCAAGGACAACCAGGTCAAGGCGCTGGTGGCCACCTCCGCGCTGGGGATGGGCTTCGACAAGCCGGACCTCGGGTTCGTGGTGCACCTCGGCGCCCCGTCGTCCCCGGTTGCCTACTACCAGCAGGTGGGCAGGGCGGGCCGTGGCGCCGCCAACGCAGACGTCCTGCTCCTGCCCGGATCCGAGGACCGTGAAATCTGGCAATACTTTGCCACTGCCTCCATGCCCTCCGAGGAGAAGGCCGCGGCTGTGCTGACCGCGCTGGCGGAGGCCGGCTCGGCCGTGTCCACCGTGGCTTTGGAAGCCCGGGTGGACCTTCGCCGGACGCCCCTGGAACTCCTGCTGAAGGTGCTCGCCGTGGATGGTGCAGTGGAACGAGTAGGCGGCGGCTGGCGCTCCACCGGAATGCCCTGGACGTACGACGCCGAACGGTACCGCCGCATCGCGGAAGCGCGGGTGGACGAGCAGGACTCCATGGTCATCTACCAGGACACTGCCGGGTGCCGGATGGAGTACATCACCTCCGTCCTGGACGACGAAACCGCCGCCGCCTGCGGCCGTTGCGACAACTGCGCCGGCCGATGGTTCCCCGCGGAGGTCGCGTCCACAGCCACGGAGGCTGCCGGGCAGACCCTCAGCCGCGCGGGCATTGTGCTGGAGTCCAGGCTTCAGTGGCCCAGCGGAATGGACCGCCTCGGAGTGCCGGTGAAGGGCAAGATCAAACCCGACGAAAACACAGCGGACGGCCGGGTCCTCGCCAGGCTGACGGACTTGGGCTGGGGCGGGGCGCTGCGCGAACTTTTCGCGGCCGGGGCTCCGGACCGCGCTGTCGATCCCGGCATGCTGCAGGCCTGTGTCCAGGTGCTGCGCGAATGGGGCGCCGGTAACTCGCGGATTCCCGGTTGGAGCGGCGCAGGCAGGCCGGCAGCGATCGTCAGCATGCCCTCGCGCAGCAGGCCCGAACTTGTGGACTCGCTGGCCCGGGGCATTTCCCAGATCGGCCGCATCCCGTACATCGGCCAGCTGCAGCTCGACCACGGCGGGCCCACCGGCGGACGCGGCGGCAACAGCGCCTACCGGCTGGCCGGGGTGTGGGACCGGCTCGTGGTGGGGGAGTCATTGGCGGCAGAGCTCGCAGGCCTGGGCGGCGGCAGCGTGATGCTTATCGACGACCTCGTGGACAGCCGCTGGACGGTTACCGTCGCGGGGCGCGCGCTCAGGCGGGCCGGTGCGGGCGCGGTGCTTCCGCTGGCGCTGGCCCAGGCCGGCTGACCTCGGCCCCCGCATGCCGGTGCAGCATAAGGCTGTCGACGGTGCTGAGGAGCATCAGCACCGCAATCGACAGGAATGCGCCGCGGTAGGCGGCCACGCCGCTACCATCAGGTCCGGCTAACAGGACGCCGCCAAGCCCGGACGAGAGCAGGGACTCCGACTCGAAGAGGCGCAGCAGCAGGGCGCCCACTGCGATTCCGGCCCCGGTGGCCAGCTGAACGATCGTGGCCGAGACGGCGTTGGCAGACGTCAGCTGCCCGGGCTGGATATCCGCGTACTGGACCGACGCGTACGCGGAGAAGCCAATGGAACGGAACGCCCCGCTGCACACGAGCAGCGCGAATACCAGCGGTTCCGGCGTGGCCGGGGTCAGCATCGCGCAGAGGGCAAAGGTGGCAGCCGACGCCAGGGACGCGAACACCAGCGCGGGCTTGAATCCGAAGCGCCTGATGAGCGGCGTCGTCGCGGGTTTGATGCCGATGTTGCCGATGAACACGGCGGCCACCATGATGCCCGCGTGCAGGGGGCTCCATCCGAAGCCGTTCTGGAACATCAGCGGCAACAGGAACGGCACGGCACTGATGGTCAGCCGGTAAATGAAGCCGCCCGAGTTGGTCGCCCGGAAGGTGCGGGTGCCGAACACTGTCAGATCAAACAACGGGTGGGCCGCGCGGCGCATCCAGAAGACCGCCACTGCCAGCGCGAGAACCCCGGCCAGAATGCTCGGCCAGGTCCAAAAGCCGCCGGGGTGGCCGCTGGCCAGTTCAAGTCCCGCCACCAGCGCTCCCACGCCGGCCGTTGTGAGGGCAAGTCCAAGCCAGTCCAGCCGGCGGTTGCTGTCGCCGGGGACGGCGGGGACCAGGCGCAGGGCGGCGAGGAAGGCGGCGGCGCCGAGCGGCAGATTGATCAGGAAGATCCAGTGCCAGGACAGGTATGTGGTCAGGGCGCCGCCCACGAGTGGCGCCAGGACCGGAGCCAGCAGCCCGGGCCAGACCAGATAGGCCGTGGCGCGCAGCAGATCCGACTTTGGCGTCCCGCGAAGCACCAGCAGCGTACCGACCGGCACCATCATCGCCCCGCCCAGGCCCTGCAGGACGCGGCTGACGGTCAGCACCGTGAGGTCCTGGCTTGCAGCGCACAGCAGCGACGCCACGGTAAAGACAGCGATGGCAAGGCAGAAAATCCGCCGGGCCCCGAGCCGCTCTGCCAGCCAGCCGCTCAGCGGGATGCCCATGGCCACCGTCATCAGGTAGGCGGTCATGGTGATGTTCACACTGGCCGACGGCACCCCAAAGTCCCCGGCGATGCTCGGAATGGCGGTCGTCAGGACCGTCCCGTCGAGGAATTCCATGAAGAACGTGGCCGCCACAAGCAGGGCCAGCCGGGGGCTCCAGGCCTCGTTGGCGGAAAGCTTGTTCATGGACTCATCCTGCCACCGGAAAGCGCTTTATCGCCTTGACCGTCCGGCACGCGGACGGCTGCCGCCGCCGAGACGCAGGAGCCCGGGAACGCAAAAGGCCCCGGTCCGAGGACCGGGGCCAAACGCGGAGACGGGGGGATTTGAACCCCCGGTCGAGTTTAACCCCGACCCTTCATTAGCAGTGAAGTCCATTCGGCCGCTCTGGCACGTCTCCAATTGCTATTACTAGCCCACCAAGGATACGCAGAACCGGCCACCCAGTGCAAAACGGCCCGTGCCGCCCGCGAAAAACGCGGCGGCCCGGCCCAACCGCCGGAGTTTTTGTCCAGATAATGCGGGCTCAAGCGGCCCTGTCTCGCGATATCTGTACAAAAACTCCAGGAGGACCGCGTCAGGCCGTGCCTTCTGCCAGCGCCTTCCACAGGAAGTGCTGGCTGCGGCCCTGGAGCGCGGCCGCCTGCCGGTTGTCCGAGGCGCCGGCGTGCCCGCCCTCCAGCGCTTCGTGGAACCAGATGTTGGGGATGCCCATGGCCAGCATCCGCGCAGCCATCTTCCGGGCCTGCACGGGACCCACGCGGTCATCGGAGGTGGCAGTCCAGATGAACGTCTCCGGGTACTCCACGCCGTCCTTCAGCTGGTGGTACGGCGAGAAGGTCTTGATGAATTCCCAGTGCTCGGGCAGGTCAGGGTCGCCGTACTCGGCAATCCACGAGTGTCCTGCCGACAGCTTCGTGTACCGGCGCATGTCCAGCAGCGGCACCCCGCAGGACACGGCACCGAACAGTTCGGGGTACCGCGTCAGCATGTTGCCCACGAGCAGGCCGCCATTGGAGCCTCCGACGCAGCCGAGCCGTTCCCTGCTGGTGACACCCCGCGAGATCAGGTCCCTGGCCACCGCCGCAAAGTCCTCGTAGGCGCGGTGCCGGTTCTCCTGCAGCGCTGCCCGGTGCCAGGACGGGCCGTATTCCCCGCCGCCGCGGATGTTGGCCACGACGTACACGCCGCCGCGGCTGTGCCCCTCCGCTAGGCCGTCGCCCGGAACCGCGGCAGTGCGCCGCTCCAGCCACGCCCGGCCGACGGTGCCGCTGTACGCCGGCGTGCGCGAGACTTCGAAGCCGCCGTAGCCGGAGAGCTGCGTGGGGTTCTGCCCGTCAAGGACCAGGCCCCGCGCGGCCACCTGGAAGTACGGGACCCTCGTGCCGTCCGCCGAGACGGCAAAGTGCTGCTGCACCTCGTAGTCCGCTTCATTGAAGAACGACGGCGACGCCTTCACCTCCGCATGGCTGCTCACCACGCCTGCCACGGCAGTTCCGCCTGAAGCCCCGCCGTCGGCAGTTCCCCGGGCCAGTGTGTCCCGGGTCAGTGTGCCGCGGGTCAGCGTGCTCGGCGTCGTGAAGCCGGTGGCAACGAGCCAGAAGTCGTCCCCGGCCCCGCTTTCCGCCTCGTCCTCGTCGTCCACGGCGAAGGCATTGACGTCGTGCAACGGCGGGCAGGCGTCCAGCAGCGAGGACCGCCATGAGCCGGCAGGATCCAGCACGCGGATTTCCGAGGACACGTCCTTCAGCAGGTTCAGCAGCAGGAAGTTCCGCGTCCAGCTCCAGGACTGCAGGGAGGTGTGCGCGTCCGGTGCGAAGAGAACCGTCAGTTCGCGCTCGCCGGCCAGGTACGCCCGGAAATCAGCGGCCAGCAGGGAGCCCGCCGCGTAGGTGGTCCCGTTCACCGTCCAGTCGAGCTGCGGCCGGAACAGCAGCCATTCCCGGTGCACGCCCGTGTTCACGTCGGTGGGCACGTCCACCGGCACCCAGTCGCCGTCCTGGAGCACGGAGGTGCGGCGGTTGAAGAAGTCGATCCAGTCCACGGCGAACGTCCGCTCAAAGCCCGGGGTTGAGTCGTGGGCCACGATGGCCATCATGTGGTCTTCGGGGATCTCGAAGATGCGCGGCGCATCGGCCAGGACCTGGCCGCGGCGGAGCCGCACGGCCGTGCGGGCGTACGACGACGCAGTGCGGGGGAGCCCATCGGCCGTGCTGGCGACCAGCAGCGTGTCCGCATCGAGCCATGAGACGTTCCCCTTCGCCGTCGGGAGGTCAAAGCCGCCCATGGCGGGAGCAACGAAAGCCCGGGTCTCGACGTCGAACTCGCGGTAACGGTTGGCGTCGCCGCCATCGGGGGAGAGCGCCACCAGAGCGCGCCGGTACGGCTGCCCGGGTTCGGGCCGGAGCAGGTTTGCGCCGTGAAAGACCCATTCCACGCCGTCGGCGGCCGCCAAGGCGTCCACATCGAGCAGCACCTCCCACTCAGGGGCGTCGCTGCGGTAGCTGTCCCAGCTGGTCCGGCGCCACAGGCCCTTGGGGTTCTGCCGGTCCTTCCAGAAGTTGTAGTACCACTCGCCGTGCTTGCTCACCATGGCGATCTTGTCCGTCGAGTCCAGCACCTCGAGGATCTCGCCCTCGAGCCGGGCATAGTCGGCGTCCTCCAGGAGGTCCTCCGTGCGGGCATTCTGCTCGCGTACCCAGGCCAGCTGTTCCTCGCCGTAAATGTCCTCCAGCCAGATGTTCTCGTCGGTGGGCGCGGGCGCGGTCTCTGTGGGAGCGGCGCCGGACGCGGGGGCAGAATCAGCTGCGGTGGTGGTCATGCGCCCATCCAAACAACATCCCCACTCAGCTAGCAAGTCACATGCCGATACTCTGGAAGGCGTGGTTATTTCGCAGAGCATCCGGACCGCGCTGATTGGCGCCGGTCCTAGGGGTACCAGCGTGCTGGAGCGGCTGCTCGCCAACTGGTCCGCCGCCGGCCCCGCCGGAGCCCGCCTGCACATCGACGTCATCGATCCGTTTCCCGCCGGTCCGGGGCACGTCTGGCAGCCCGGACAGTCGCGCCTCTACCTGATGAACACGCAGTCGTTCTACCCCACGCTCGTTCCCGAGGACACGGGTCTGGCCGCGCCGGTGGCGGGCACCACCTTCGACCGCTGGCGTACAGCCCAGCAGCACAGCCCCCTGCCCGGGCTCTCCGACGACGAGCGGGCGGAGCTCGCCGTGCTGGGATCCTGCGACTTCCCCAGCCGCGCCATCTATGGCCGCTACCTGCGGTCCACCCTCGAGGAGCTGCTCGCCGCGCTGCCCGACGGCGTCACCGTGGAAATGCACCAGGCGACGGCCACCGCTGCGCGCCGGCAGCCGGACGGAAGGTTCGAGGTCGAACTGGACGGTGGTGGATCGGAGGGTGGCGAACCGAACGACGGCGGGACCCTCACCGTCGATTCCGTCGTCCTCGCGCTGGGCCACCTCGCGTCCCGCCTCAGCCCCGAACAGCGCGAACTGCAGGCGGCCGCCGCGCAGTTCGGCCTGCGCTACCTGCCGCCGGCCGTTCCTGCCGACGTCGACTGGAGTGTGATTCCCGCGCAGGAGCCGGTATTGGTCCGCGGGATGGGCCTGAACTTCTTCGACGTGATGGGCCAGCTCACGGAGGGCAGGGGAGGGAAGTTCGTGGAGGCAGGGGACGCCCTCGAGTACCTGCCTTCTGGCCAGGAGCCTTTCATCCTCGCCGCGTCCCGGCGCGGAACGCCGTACCGGTCCAAGGCCACCCTCGCGGGCTACTACCCGGCGTCGGTCACACTCCGCTACTTCACCGGCAAGGCGCTGCGGAGGTTCTCGGCCGCCGGGATTGTTCCGGCCTTCGACCATGACCTTTGGCCGCTCCTGCACCGGGACGCGCTCTGGGCCTATTACACGACCCTCGTGCGCTCGCAGCCGGACGCTGTTCAGGACCATGCCGCCTTCCTCAAGGAACTGGACGACGCCCTGCACCCGCATGCCCACGGCACCGGCCGGTGGGAAGAGGACTTCAACGCCGTCGTCGGCCGCCATGTCCATCCGGACAGCAGGCTGAACCTGCGCGGTCTTGCTGCCCCGCTGGCCGGGCAGACCTTCGCCTCGCGCGCCGAGCTGGACGCCGCCGTCGTCGACTACCTCGACGACGATGCCCGCCGCTCCGCGCTTGGCGAGGACGATCCCGTCAAGATGGCCATCGGGGCGCTGCACCACGGCCGTGCCGTGCTGAAATCGGTGGTGGCCGACGGCGGGATCACCGATGAGTCATGGGTCGCCGGCCTGCGGGGCTGGTTTGAGTCGCTGGTGGAGGGTCTCGCCAGCGGTCCGCCGGCGCTGCGCGCCGAGCAGTTGGCGGCACTGGCGCGCGCCGGAATTGTCAGCTTCGTGGGCCCGGACCCCAAGTTCGGCGTGGCCCGCGGGAAGCGCGCCTTCACCGCCGCCTCGCCGTGGGTACACGGCGGTGCCGCGGAAGCTCACACCCTGGTGGAGGCACTGGCGCCGGCCAACCGGGTGGCCCTCAACGAGTCCCCGCTGCTGGAGCAGCTCCTCGCCGACGGGCTTGTGCGGCCACGGACCATGATGACGGTGGAAGGCACGCCGGTGCAGTCCTCCGGCCTCGACGTCCGCCCGCACCCGTACCGGCCGGTTGCGGCGAACGGCGAGGTCACAGACGGGATGTACGTGCTCGGGCTTCAGCTCTCGGCCGTCCAATGGGGAACCGCCATTGCTGCCGAAGCGGCCCAGCAGGCCGGTCCGGTCTACCCCAGCGGGCAGCGTACCCTCCGCGACGCCGACGAGATCGCCCGCGCCATCCTCGAACTTCCCCCAAACGCTTCCTCAGGTCCTGCCGCTTGAGCCGGGACGCTTCCTCAGGTCCTGTCGCTTGAGCTGGGACGCTTCCTCAGGTTCTGCCGTTTGAGCCCAAACGCTTCCTCAGGTCCTGTCGCTTGAGCCCGGACGCTTCCTCAGGTTCTGTCGCTTGAGCCCGGACGCTTCCTCGTTTCCCGGCCTAACGGCACACAAAGAATGCCGGCCGGTAGCTTCCTGCGAAGCTGCCGCCCGGCATCCGTTCGGGGAACGTCGCCTACTGGGCGCCCTGGCCCGTGTCGGCCAGAAGCTTGAACCTGGCCCCGGTGGGGTCGGTCAGCGTGGCCATCCGGCCGTAGGGTGTGTCGTCCGGGCCGTCAAGGACCGTCGCGCCCAACTTGACGGCCTTGTCGATGGAGGCGTTGGCGTCCTCTACGGCGAAATAGACCACCCAGTTGGAGGGGACTTCAGCGGGAAGGTCGGCCGACGCATCATAGATCCCGGCCTTAGCCTCCCTGCCGGCGCCCAGGGTTGTGTAGCGGAACTCCGGGGTGTCGCTCATGACGTCGGTGTCCCAGCCGAACACGTCCTGATAGAACTTCACCGCGGCGGCGTAGTCCTTGGTGTGAAGCTCGTGCCAGGCCGGGGCGCCCGGTTCGCCCACAAGTTCGTAACCGCGCATCTCCCGCGGCTGCCACACACCAATCGCGGCGCCGGAGGCATCACCGAAGAACGCCATGTGGCCCTGTTCCGGGACGTCCATGGGTTCCATGTACACCTGGCCGCCGTTTGCGGGAACCGCCGCGGCTGTGGCGGCGGCGTCGTCCGACCACAGGTACGTCGACCACATGTCCGGCATGCCCGCCTGATCCTCCTGCTTCTGCATGATGCCGGCGACGGTCTTGCCGTTCTTTGTGGCGGTGATGTAGCCGCCGTACTTTTCCTGGTCGCCGGTCTGGAAGTCCCAGCCGAACAGTTCGCCATAGAACTGTTTCGCCTGGTTGGCATCGGTGGTCATAAGGTCGACCCAGCAGGGGGCGCCGGGAGTGGGTTCGGGCGTAGGCATAGTCTGCTCCTGGTGTTGTTTGCGGGACATTCCCGCAGGTCATGGAGGTGCTACGGACAGAACCGACACTATGCCGGGGGTGTGACACTTTCAATGGGGGTGTGCCGTCTTCAGGCGTGCGCTCAGGGCAGGTCCGAGTATGACGTGGCCGGCTCCTGGTCGTCGTCGGCCTCGATCCATTCAATGAAGTCCTTCAGCGACATGCACCAGTAGTAGTCCGAGTACCGCAGGCTCTGCTTCTCAGCCTTGCTCATGACCTCGACCCCCCACATGCAACGGTGGATGCGGAAGCTCTGTCCTGCGGTCGCGGGATAGAGCTGTGCTGATACAAGTGAACGCCTTCCGGCAACGGCGCGCATGAGTGGCGCGTACTCGTATTCTGCAGAGCAGGTACTCGGACTACCTGATTTTCGGACTGTGGTCCGAACCCCTACTTGCCCGTACAAAAGAGCCACCACTTGCCCACGCAAAAGGCCGGCAGAACCAACCTTTCGATTGGCCCGGCCGGCCTTCAAAATGGCCGTCAGCGCGGTGCTTTTCGCACGCCGCCGGCCCTGCGCGGAAGGTAAGAGATTCGAACTCTTGGTACGGGGTTACCGCACACTGGTTTTCAAGACCAGCTCCTTCGGCCGCTCGGACAACCTTCCCTAACTAGTAGTGTTTCATAGGCAGTTGGCTGCAACAAAAACCGCCGCGTGGCAGTTGTCGCCGGTGCACAGTATTTTTGGGGCAGGAATCAGCTAGAAATCGGGAGTTCGCCATGAAAGCCGTCTTTATATCGGAGCCCGGCGGGCCGGAAGTGCTGGAAATCCGCGAGGTGCCGGCTCCCGAGCCGGGCCAGGGCGAGGTTCTCATCGATGTTGTGGCGGCGGGCCTGAACCGCGCCGACGTCCAGCAGCGGAGGGGCTACTACCCGCCACCGCCGGGCGCCTCGGAGATTCCCGGGCTGGAGGTTTCCGGCAGGATCGCGGGCTTCGGCCCCGGCGTGACCAAGCCGTTTTCCATCGGGGACAAAGTCGTGGCGCTGCTGTCCGGCGGCGGCTATGCGCAGCAGGTCGCGGTGCCCTCGGAACAGGTGCTGAGGATTCCCGACGGCGTCGACCTGGTCACAGCTGCCGCCCTGCCTGAGGTGGCGGCCACCGTGTACTCGAACCTGGTCATGACCGCGCAGCTGCAGCCGGGGGAGACCGTCCTGATCCACGGCGCCACGGGAGGCATCGGCACCATGGCCATCCAGTTGGCCAAGGCGTTGGGCGCCACTGTGGCGGCCACCGCGGGCACCGACGAAAAAGTCAGCACCGCCAAGGCCTTTCTTGGTGCCGACATCGCCATCAACTATGCGGAGGAAGACTTCGCCGAGAGCCTCCGCGCGCAGAACGGGGGCAAGGGCGCCGATGTCATCCTGGACGTGGTGGGCGCCAAGTACCTGCAGAAGAACGTCGACGCCCTGGCGGATTACGGCCGGCTCGTCGTCATCGGACTGCAGGGAGGCGCCAAGGGGGAACTGGACCTCGGGCAGCTGCTGCGCAAGCGTGCGGCCGTCGTGGCCACGGCGCTCCGGCCCCGACCGGCTGCGGAGAAGGGCGTCATCATGACGGCGGTCAGGGACTCCGTGTGGCCCCTTATTGCTGACGGGCGGATCCACCCGCTGGTGGCCAAGACCTTTCCGCTGGACCAGGCAAGGGCGGCCCATAAGTACTTCGACTCCGGCGAACACGTGGGCAAGGTCCTGCTGGTGATGTAACGCCGCACCGGCGGTAGATACTCAGTATTGCCATTCGCGAAAAGACGGGCTACGCTCTGGACATACGCGGTATGCACGCGTCTTGGGGGCGCGTGCATGCCGCCGACTTCCAGCCAAGGAGCCAGATGTCCATTCGCCACAGCCTCCTCGCCCTCCTGCAGGACCAGCCGCGTTACGGCTACCAGCTCAGGGTCGAATTCGAAGACCGCACAGGCTCCACCTGGCCTCTGAACATCGGGCAGGTCTACACGACCCTCGACCGGCTGGAACGTGACGGCCTTGTCAGCAACGACGGCGGCGACGGCGAAGGCCACGTCGTCTACAGCATCACCGATGCCGGCCGGGCCGAGGTCCAGGGCTGGTTTGCGACGCCGGTGGAACGCAGCAATCCGCCGCGGAACGAGCTCGCCATCAAGCTTGCGCTCGCCGTCACCCTGCCCGGGGTGGACGTGGCAGCCATCATCCAGGCCCAGCGCGCCGCTTCCATGCGCGCGCTGCAGGACTACACGAAGTCCCGGCGGGACACCGCGGCCAACCAGCGGGCGGCGGACATGGCCTGGTTGCTGGTGCTGGATTCGCTGATCTTCCAGACGGAGGCCGAGATCCGCTGGCTGGACCTGTGCGAGGCCAGGATGGTGCAGCTTGCGCAGGCCTCTGGGACGCGCAGCCAAGCACGTAAACCGTCCAACGGGGTCACTGCGGAAGAGGCTGCCCCGCTCACAGCGGAGAACCGCCGGTGAGCGTGCAGGGACCGCAGCAGGTCCTTGAGCTCGCCAAGGTCAGCAGGACGTTCGGGCAGGGAGCGACGGCCGTTGCCGCCCTGCGGGATGTGGACCTCACCATCAACGCCGGGGAATTCG
This window harbors:
- a CDS encoding VOC family protein, which gives rise to MPTPEPTPGAPCWVDLMTTDANQAKQFYGELFGWDFQTGDQEKYGGYITATKNGKTVAGIMQKQEDQAGMPDMWSTYLWSDDAAATAAAVPANGGQVYMEPMDVPEQGHMAFFGDASGAAIGVWQPREMRGYELVGEPGAPAWHELHTKDYAAAVKFYQDVFGWDTDVMSDTPEFRYTTLGAGREAKAGIYDASADLPAEVPSNWVVYFAVEDANASIDKAVKLGATVLDGPDDTPYGRMATLTDPTGARFKLLADTGQGAQ
- a CDS encoding FAD/NAD(P)-binding protein, with protein sequence MVISQSIRTALIGAGPRGTSVLERLLANWSAAGPAGARLHIDVIDPFPAGPGHVWQPGQSRLYLMNTQSFYPTLVPEDTGLAAPVAGTTFDRWRTAQQHSPLPGLSDDERAELAVLGSCDFPSRAIYGRYLRSTLEELLAALPDGVTVEMHQATATAARRQPDGRFEVELDGGGSEGGEPNDGGTLTVDSVVLALGHLASRLSPEQRELQAAAAQFGLRYLPPAVPADVDWSVIPAQEPVLVRGMGLNFFDVMGQLTEGRGGKFVEAGDALEYLPSGQEPFILAASRRGTPYRSKATLAGYYPASVTLRYFTGKALRRFSAAGIVPAFDHDLWPLLHRDALWAYYTTLVRSQPDAVQDHAAFLKELDDALHPHAHGTGRWEEDFNAVVGRHVHPDSRLNLRGLAAPLAGQTFASRAELDAAVVDYLDDDARRSALGEDDPVKMAIGALHHGRAVLKSVVADGGITDESWVAGLRGWFESLVEGLASGPPALRAEQLAALARAGIVSFVGPDPKFGVARGKRAFTAASPWVHGGAAEAHTLVEALAPANRVALNESPLLEQLLADGLVRPRTMMTVEGTPVQSSGLDVRPHPYRPVAANGEVTDGMYVLGLQLSAVQWGTAIAAEAAQQAGPVYPSGQRTLRDADEIARAILELPPNASSGPAA
- a CDS encoding PadR family transcriptional regulator, with the protein product MSIRHSLLALLQDQPRYGYQLRVEFEDRTGSTWPLNIGQVYTTLDRLERDGLVSNDGGDGEGHVVYSITDAGRAEVQGWFATPVERSNPPRNELAIKLALAVTLPGVDVAAIIQAQRAASMRALQDYTKSRRDTAANQRAADMAWLLVLDSLIFQTEAEIRWLDLCEARMVQLAQASGTRSQARKPSNGVTAEEAAPLTAENRR
- a CDS encoding NAD(P)H-quinone oxidoreductase; amino-acid sequence: MKAVFISEPGGPEVLEIREVPAPEPGQGEVLIDVVAAGLNRADVQQRRGYYPPPPGASEIPGLEVSGRIAGFGPGVTKPFSIGDKVVALLSGGGYAQQVAVPSEQVLRIPDGVDLVTAAALPEVAATVYSNLVMTAQLQPGETVLIHGATGGIGTMAIQLAKALGATVAATAGTDEKVSTAKAFLGADIAINYAEEDFAESLRAQNGGKGADVILDVVGAKYLQKNVDALADYGRLVVIGLQGGAKGELDLGQLLRKRAAVVATALRPRPAAEKGVIMTAVRDSVWPLIADGRIHPLVAKTFPLDQARAAHKYFDSGEHVGKVLLVM